In the genome of Terriglobales bacterium, one region contains:
- the smpB gene encoding SsrA-binding protein SmpB has product MPRQPTHRLKPEKPRAAKRDPVATGERDATVNRAAAHHYFLLEKLEAGLALVGTEVKAIRAGRANLKDAYAIVKDGELWLLNAHIGAYEHGNIFNHDPLRTRKLLVHKEELRKLTGKVTQRGLTLIPTRLYFRNGRVKCELAVARGKQLWDKRETERRRTADREAREAIARARKGS; this is encoded by the coding sequence ATGCCTCGCCAGCCCACCCATCGCTTGAAACCGGAGAAACCCAGGGCTGCGAAACGCGACCCTGTGGCCACCGGCGAGCGCGACGCCACCGTCAACCGCGCCGCCGCCCATCATTACTTCCTGCTGGAGAAGCTGGAGGCGGGCCTCGCCCTTGTGGGCACCGAGGTCAAGGCCATCCGCGCCGGCCGCGCCAACCTGAAGGACGCTTATGCCATCGTCAAGGACGGCGAGCTCTGGCTGCTCAACGCCCACATCGGCGCCTACGAGCACGGCAACATCTTCAATCACGACCCCCTGCGTACCCGCAAGCTGCTCGTCCACAAGGAGGAGTTGCGCAAGCTCACGGGCAAGGTCACGCAGCGCGGCTTGACGCTTATTCCCACCCGGCTCTATTTTCGCAACGGGCGCGTGAAGTGCGAGCTGGCCGTGGCTCGCGGCAAACAGCTCTGGGACAAGCGCGAGACCGAACGCCGCCGCACCGCCGACCGCGAAGCCCGCGAAGCCATCGCCCGTGCCCGCAAGGGCTCTTGA
- a CDS encoding group I intron-associated PD-(D/E)XK endonuclease, producing MKPRTRPPKMVGEWVELEFMARAARHGLTISKPYGDSAPFDFVVGRRTPLHRVQVRGTSIYTNARSYICRVTRGNPPVRYRRFDFDFLAVFAIPQEQWYIIPMAAIPRTRNAISLYPHIRHSRGRLEKYRDAWHLLVSMGNARRRRAP from the coding sequence ATGAAACCCCGTACCCGCCCTCCCAAGATGGTCGGGGAGTGGGTGGAGCTGGAGTTCATGGCCCGCGCCGCACGCCATGGCCTCACCATCTCCAAGCCCTACGGCGACTCCGCCCCCTTCGACTTCGTCGTCGGCCGTCGCACTCCCCTGCACCGTGTCCAGGTGCGCGGCACCTCCATCTACACCAACGCCCGCTCCTACATCTGTCGCGTCACCCGCGGCAATCCACCCGTCCGCTACCGCCGCTTCGACTTCGACTTCCTGGCCGTCTTCGCAATCCCCCAGGAGCAGTGGTACATCATTCCCATGGCGGCCATTCCCCGTACACGCAACGCCATTTCCCTTTATCCGCACATTCGCCACAGCCGCGGTCGCCTCGAAAAATACCGCGACGCCTGGCACCTGCTGGTCAGCATGGGGAACGCACGCCGTCGGCGGGCGCCGTGA
- a CDS encoding cohesin domain-containing protein, translating into MIRRLRLPALLVVLLLMAVPAAADQAKKLFNQGRDAEAREDYVAAYELYKQAFDLKPRELKYKAALQRSRFRASAVVVKRGQELRDQGRLEEAMAEFLRALSIDPSSAVARQEIEQTRALMQKPAGAAAAPVGDDVLRRKVQQAAGPVELAPIANIPVNLRLTEDTKVIYQTIAKLAGINVQFDPDYVSRRIAIELNGVTLEEALEILALQSKTFWSPVTPNTIFVAADTTAKRKELEPNIIRTFYVSNLAQPNEYQEIVNTMRTVLELSRITPLPTQGAIVVRGTPDQVALAEKLINDIDRAKPEVIVEVAVMQVARDKLRNLGIQPPQSASMQLQGTTTTTTQGGTTSTTNTPGTVTLNQLANLDANDFLVTIPAATANFLFTDSSTKLIQNPIIRALDGQKASLKIGDRVPVATGSFQPGIGGVGINPLVNTQFQYIDVGVNIDITPKVHGSREVTLKVMLDISAVTSRVNIGGIDQPVIGQRKVEHEIRLREGEVNLLGGILEELDTKSVSGWPGLAQIPILRYLFSSENVEHRENELVFALTPRIVRVPQISELNVRPVAVGTGTGIDLRRASSAPPNAMTPTAGAATQPAAPTPATPPQATPAPATDGGARLGFEPASVTAAAGATFALNVVLSGGQGVYAVPLQISYDANALQLLNVSNGGYLSQDGQAVALVHRDDPLGSLQISASRPPGVGGVSGDGAVFTLTFLAKTAGQSTVSITRPGARDAAMQAIPVTATTATITIQ; encoded by the coding sequence ATGATCCGTCGCCTACGCCTGCCGGCGCTGCTCGTTGTGCTGCTGCTGATGGCCGTGCCCGCCGCCGCCGACCAGGCCAAGAAGCTCTTCAACCAGGGCCGGGACGCCGAAGCCCGCGAAGACTACGTAGCCGCGTACGAACTCTACAAACAGGCGTTCGACCTGAAACCGCGGGAGCTGAAATACAAAGCGGCGCTGCAGCGCTCGCGCTTCCGGGCGTCGGCCGTGGTGGTGAAGCGCGGCCAGGAACTGCGCGACCAGGGACGGCTGGAAGAGGCCATGGCAGAGTTCTTGCGGGCGCTCTCCATCGATCCCTCGAGCGCCGTGGCACGGCAGGAGATTGAACAGACCCGGGCGCTGATGCAGAAGCCGGCCGGGGCGGCCGCAGCGCCGGTCGGCGACGACGTGCTGCGGCGCAAGGTGCAGCAGGCGGCCGGGCCGGTGGAACTGGCGCCGATCGCCAATATCCCCGTCAACTTGCGGCTGACCGAAGACACCAAGGTCATCTATCAGACGATCGCAAAGCTGGCGGGGATCAACGTACAGTTCGACCCCGACTATGTTTCGCGGCGCATCGCGATCGAACTGAACGGGGTGACGCTGGAGGAGGCGCTGGAGATCCTGGCGCTGCAGTCGAAGACGTTCTGGAGCCCGGTGACGCCGAACACCATCTTTGTGGCCGCCGACACCACGGCCAAGCGGAAGGAGCTGGAGCCGAACATCATCCGCACGTTTTACGTTTCGAACCTGGCGCAGCCCAACGAGTATCAGGAAATAGTGAACACCATGCGGACCGTGCTGGAGCTGAGCCGGATCACACCGCTGCCGACGCAAGGAGCGATCGTGGTGCGCGGGACGCCCGACCAGGTGGCGCTGGCGGAGAAGCTGATCAACGACATCGACCGGGCCAAGCCGGAGGTGATCGTGGAAGTGGCGGTGATGCAGGTGGCGCGCGACAAGCTGCGCAACCTGGGCATCCAGCCGCCGCAGAGCGCCAGCATGCAACTGCAGGGAACGACCACGACCACGACGCAGGGAGGAACAACCAGCACCACCAACACACCGGGCACGGTGACGCTGAACCAACTTGCGAATCTGGACGCCAACGACTTCCTGGTGACCATCCCGGCGGCGACGGCGAACTTCCTGTTCACCGATTCATCGACGAAGCTCATCCAGAACCCGATTATCCGGGCGTTGGACGGGCAGAAGGCGTCGCTGAAGATCGGCGACCGCGTGCCGGTGGCGACGGGGTCGTTCCAGCCGGGGATCGGCGGCGTGGGCATCAACCCGCTGGTCAACACGCAGTTCCAGTACATCGACGTGGGCGTGAACATCGACATCACCCCCAAAGTGCACGGCAGCCGGGAAGTGACGTTGAAGGTGATGCTGGACATTTCGGCGGTGACTTCGCGGGTGAACATCGGCGGGATCGACCAGCCGGTGATCGGGCAGCGCAAGGTCGAGCATGAGATCCGGCTGCGCGAAGGCGAAGTGAACCTGCTGGGCGGCATCCTGGAAGAGCTGGATACGAAATCAGTGAGCGGATGGCCCGGGCTGGCGCAGATCCCCATTCTGCGGTACCTGTTCTCCTCGGAAAACGTTGAGCACCGGGAGAACGAACTGGTGTTCGCGCTGACGCCGCGCATCGTGCGCGTGCCGCAGATCAGTGAACTGAACGTGCGGCCGGTGGCGGTCGGCACGGGAACCGGCATCGACCTGCGGCGAGCTTCCTCGGCGCCTCCCAATGCCATGACTCCAACGGCAGGAGCGGCAACACAACCGGCGGCACCGACCCCGGCGACGCCGCCGCAGGCGACTCCCGCGCCGGCGACGGACGGCGGCGCGCGCCTGGGTTTCGAGCCGGCGTCGGTGACGGCGGCTGCGGGCGCCACCTTCGCGCTCAATGTCGTGCTGAGCGGCGGGCAGGGCGTGTACGCGGTCCCTCTCCAGATCTCCTATGACGCCAATGCCTTGCAGTTGCTGAACGTCTCCAACGGCGGATACCTTTCGCAGGACGGGCAGGCGGTGGCGCTGGTGCACCGCGACGATCCGCTTGGGTCGCTGCAGATCTCGGCCAGCCGGCCTCCGGGCGTGGGAGGGGTTTCCGGCGACGGCGCCGTGTTCACCCTGACCTTCCTGGCCAAGACTGCGGGCCAGTCCACGGTGAGCATCACGCGGCCGGGAGCGCGCGACGCGGCCATGCAGGCCATCCCGGTGACGGCGACGACGGCGACGATAACGATTCAGTGA
- the argS gene encoding arginine--tRNA ligase: MYRRFQLALTDRIREFLRTEYSLSLDGMVVEQPPRIELGEYALPLSFELAKRLKRPPRKIAEEIVSGVGAVPGFEKLEVAGAGYINARVERAELARALQAGEAAATGVKEKILVEHTSVNPNKAAHIGHLRNAILGDTFVRLLRASGHEVTTQNYIDNTGVQVADVIVGFTRLEKKSLTEVAELIARTPKIDFLCWDLYARVSEWYEQDKKHLEARNETLHAIEQGGNELAEMADLLSTAIVGRHLKTMERLGIEYDFLPREAEILRLKFWDLAFQQLKEKGVLRLETQGKNAGCWVMQRKSSTAESAETAEENQKVIVRSNGTVTYVGKDIAYHLWKFGLLGRDFGYRKFYRYPSGHLCWMSSADGEKEHPHFGGVAGIYNVIDSRQADAQNNVIEALRGLGYTEQAAHYTHFSYEMVALTPRCAAYLGYALSEDDRGKAYIEVSGRRGFGVKADDLMDALIGAAQKEVDARHGTLSDGERTRIATQIAIGALRYFMLKFTKTSVIAFDFKDALSFEGETGPYAQYAVVRATNIFRKGETTPEEALAGTVDFERFFKEPAGDEIWELWLAASKLSHVVDLAIATTEPAHVAKYAFQLAQLFNNFYHRHHILHELDDERQKFLMATAAVVRRELIRTLDLMGIEAPPVM, translated from the coding sequence GTGTATCGCCGCTTCCAACTCGCTCTGACCGACCGCATCCGCGAGTTCCTGCGCACTGAGTACAGTCTGTCACTCGATGGAATGGTGGTGGAGCAGCCGCCGCGCATCGAATTGGGCGAGTACGCGCTGCCGCTTTCCTTCGAGCTGGCCAAGCGGCTGAAGCGTCCGCCGCGCAAGATCGCCGAAGAGATCGTCTCGGGCGTGGGGGCGGTGCCGGGCTTCGAGAAACTGGAGGTGGCGGGCGCCGGCTACATCAACGCGCGCGTGGAACGGGCAGAACTGGCCCGGGCGCTGCAGGCGGGCGAGGCTGCTGCCACGGGGGTGAAAGAAAAAATCCTGGTCGAGCACACCAGCGTGAATCCCAACAAGGCGGCGCACATCGGGCACCTGCGCAACGCCATCCTGGGAGACACGTTCGTGCGGCTGCTGCGCGCCTCCGGCCACGAAGTCACCACGCAAAATTACATCGACAACACGGGCGTGCAGGTGGCTGACGTCATCGTGGGATTCACGCGGCTGGAGAAGAAGTCGCTGACGGAGGTGGCGGAGCTGATTGCGCGGACCCCCAAAATCGACTTCCTCTGCTGGGACCTGTATGCGCGGGTCTCCGAATGGTACGAGCAGGACAAGAAGCACCTCGAGGCGCGCAACGAGACGCTGCACGCTATCGAGCAGGGCGGCAACGAGCTGGCGGAGATGGCCGACCTGCTCTCCACAGCCATCGTCGGGCGGCATCTGAAGACCATGGAACGGCTGGGGATCGAGTACGACTTCCTGCCGCGCGAGGCCGAGATCCTGCGCCTGAAGTTCTGGGACCTGGCATTTCAGCAGCTCAAGGAAAAGGGCGTGCTGCGCCTGGAGACCCAGGGCAAGAACGCCGGCTGCTGGGTGATGCAAAGGAAAAGCTCAACCGCGGAGAGCGCAGAGACCGCAGAGGAGAATCAAAAGGTCATCGTCAGGTCGAACGGCACGGTGACTTACGTGGGCAAGGACATCGCCTATCACTTGTGGAAGTTCGGGCTGCTGGGGCGTGATTTCGGCTATCGAAAGTTCTACCGCTATCCGTCAGGGCACTTGTGCTGGATGTCATCGGCGGACGGCGAGAAGGAACACCCGCACTTCGGCGGCGTAGCGGGCATCTACAACGTGATTGATTCACGGCAGGCGGACGCGCAGAACAACGTCATCGAGGCGCTGCGCGGACTGGGCTACACCGAGCAGGCCGCGCACTACACGCATTTTTCCTATGAGATGGTGGCGCTGACGCCGCGCTGCGCCGCTTACCTGGGCTACGCGCTGAGCGAGGACGACCGCGGCAAAGCCTATATCGAGGTTTCAGGACGCCGCGGCTTCGGCGTGAAAGCCGATGACCTGATGGACGCCCTCATCGGGGCGGCGCAAAAGGAAGTCGATGCGCGCCACGGCACGCTCAGCGACGGCGAGCGCACGCGCATCGCCACGCAAATCGCGATCGGCGCGCTGCGCTACTTCATGCTGAAGTTCACCAAGACTTCGGTGATCGCGTTCGACTTCAAGGACGCGCTGAGCTTCGAGGGCGAGACCGGCCCTTACGCGCAGTACGCCGTGGTGCGCGCCACCAACATCTTCCGCAAGGGCGAGACGACGCCCGAAGAAGCCCTGGCCGGGACGGTGGACTTCGAACGCTTCTTCAAAGAGCCTGCCGGGGACGAGATCTGGGAGCTATGGCTGGCGGCGTCGAAACTCTCGCACGTGGTCGATCTGGCCATCGCCACCACCGAACCGGCGCACGTGGCCAAGTACGCTTTCCAGCTGGCGCAGCTCTTCAACAACTTCTACCACCGCCACCACATCCTGCATGAACTGGATGACGAGCGGCAGAAGTTCCTGATGGCCACGGCCGCGGTTGTCCGGCGGGAACTGATTCGGACGCTGGACCTGATGGGCATCGAAGCGCCGCCCGTGATGTGA
- a CDS encoding leucyl aminopeptidase codes for MNTTLSFSNAAAVETECLVAVVLDQGEKDKPAPAVQAESTVQSAAADVIASGECTGKALEMVLVHRPQGLKAKRLLLIGGGKAKDFSLADLRKAAGAAVRFAKPRTIRRLAFSPPDATAAAVRALAEGAFIGDFDPDTYKSDRKDQRVEEFTVVAPAASGRDTLEAALAQGRIIGESQNFTRELVNEPGNRMTPTMLAARARKMAEEVASPHLTCETFSTDKIKELNMGAFWSVAQGSEEPPALIVLRYTPPNAPEKPVLGLVGKGITFDSGGISIKPSDGMEKMKYDMAGGAAMLGAMRAIAQLKLNVRVIAIVCATENMPSGKAQKPGDVQIAMSGKSIEIINTDAEGRLVLADGLTYARRLGCTHLVDAATLTGACVVALGYINAGIFASDDDIYARFRQASERAGEKMWRLPLDDEYRDSIKSSIADIMNSGGRWGGAVTAAMFLKEFAEDTPWVHLDIAGVAWLEEQKPWIAKGPSGVAVRSLVEFVKSFEG; via the coding sequence ATGAACACCACACTCTCTTTCTCCAACGCCGCCGCTGTCGAGACCGAATGCCTGGTCGCCGTCGTCCTCGACCAGGGCGAAAAAGACAAGCCCGCGCCTGCCGTTCAGGCCGAGTCCACGGTGCAATCCGCTGCCGCTGACGTCATCGCGAGCGGCGAATGCACCGGCAAGGCCCTCGAGATGGTGCTCGTCCACCGGCCCCAAGGCCTCAAGGCCAAACGCCTGCTTCTCATCGGAGGCGGCAAGGCCAAGGACTTCTCGCTTGCCGATCTTCGCAAGGCGGCGGGTGCTGCCGTGCGCTTCGCCAAGCCCCGCACCATCCGCCGGCTTGCGTTTTCTCCGCCGGACGCGACCGCGGCTGCCGTGCGCGCCCTGGCCGAAGGCGCTTTTATTGGCGACTTTGATCCCGATACTTACAAGAGCGACCGCAAGGACCAGCGCGTCGAGGAGTTCACCGTGGTCGCGCCCGCCGCCTCCGGTCGCGACACGCTCGAAGCCGCGCTCGCCCAGGGACGCATCATCGGCGAATCGCAGAACTTCACCCGCGAACTGGTGAACGAGCCCGGCAATCGCATGACCCCGACCATGCTCGCTGCCCGCGCCCGCAAGATGGCCGAGGAGGTAGCCTCCCCGCACCTCACCTGCGAAACCTTCAGCACCGACAAGATCAAGGAGCTGAACATGGGCGCCTTCTGGAGCGTCGCCCAGGGGTCGGAGGAGCCCCCCGCCCTCATCGTGCTGCGCTACACGCCGCCCAACGCCCCGGAAAAACCCGTGCTCGGCCTGGTGGGCAAGGGCATTACGTTCGACTCCGGGGGCATCTCCATCAAGCCTTCCGACGGCATGGAAAAGATGAAATACGACATGGCCGGAGGCGCGGCCATGCTGGGAGCCATGCGCGCCATCGCGCAGCTCAAGCTCAACGTGCGCGTCATCGCCATCGTCTGCGCAACGGAGAACATGCCTTCGGGAAAAGCGCAGAAGCCCGGCGACGTGCAGATCGCCATGTCCGGCAAGTCCATCGAGATCATCAACACCGACGCCGAAGGCCGCCTGGTGCTCGCTGACGGCCTTACCTACGCCCGCCGCCTGGGCTGCACCCACCTGGTCGATGCGGCCACGCTCACCGGCGCCTGCGTGGTCGCGCTGGGCTACATCAACGCCGGCATCTTCGCCAGCGACGATGACATCTACGCCCGCTTCCGCCAGGCCAGCGAGCGCGCCGGTGAAAAGATGTGGCGCCTGCCGCTCGACGACGAGTACCGCGACTCCATCAAGAGCAGCATCGCCGACATCATGAACAGCGGCGGACGCTGGGGCGGCGCTGTCACCGCTGCCATGTTCCTCAAGGAATTCGCTGAGGACACTCCCTGGGTGCACCTCGATATCGCCGGCGTCGCCTGGCTCGAAGAGCAGAAACCCTGGATCGCCAAGGGACCCTCGGGCGTCGCCGTACGCAGCCTGGTGGAGTTCGTGAAAAGCTTCGAGGGCTGA
- a CDS encoding prepilin-type N-terminal cleavage/methylation domain-containing protein gives MKRGAIGQRGFTLVELMVVISIILILISIAVPIYQQTVLRSREAVLKQDLQTMRELIQQYTLDKQRAPQSLQDLVSAGYLREIPMDPITRSRETWVEVQEDTLLSVDQTEPGIVDVHSGSELVSSEGTPYSEW, from the coding sequence GTGAAACGGGGTGCTATCGGACAACGCGGGTTCACCCTGGTGGAGCTGATGGTGGTGATCAGCATCATCCTGATCCTGATCTCCATCGCTGTCCCCATCTACCAGCAGACGGTGCTGCGCTCACGGGAGGCGGTGTTGAAGCAGGACCTGCAGACTATGCGGGAACTGATCCAACAGTACACGCTGGACAAGCAGCGCGCGCCGCAGTCGCTGCAGGATCTGGTATCCGCGGGATACCTGCGCGAGATCCCCATGGACCCCATCACGCGCTCACGCGAGACCTGGGTGGAAGTGCAGGAGGACACGCTGTTGAGCGTGGACCAGACAGAGCCGGGAATCGTGGACGTGCACAGCGGGAGTGAACTGGTGAGTTCGGAAGGCACCCCGTACAGCGAGTGGTGA
- a CDS encoding type II secretion system protein, which yields MKQRAKATLAGMRGLTLVELIIAITILLVLTGAALPLARVQIKRQQEKELRRALWEMRDAIDRYKEAADRGAFQIKVGTEGYPPDLQTLVDGVDVQGKKVRFLRRIPVDPMTGGTDWGLRSMQDDPDSRSWGGENVFDVYTKSEGEALDGTKYQEW from the coding sequence ATGAAGCAGCGGGCTAAAGCGACGCTGGCGGGGATGCGCGGGCTGACGCTGGTGGAGCTGATCATCGCCATCACCATCCTGCTGGTGCTGACGGGCGCGGCGCTGCCGCTGGCGCGCGTGCAAATCAAACGCCAGCAGGAGAAGGAACTGCGCCGGGCGTTGTGGGAGATGCGTGACGCCATCGACCGCTACAAGGAAGCGGCCGACCGCGGCGCCTTCCAGATCAAAGTGGGCACCGAGGGGTATCCTCCCGATCTCCAAACCCTGGTGGACGGAGTGGACGTGCAGGGCAAGAAAGTGCGCTTCCTGCGGCGCATCCCGGTGGATCCCATGACCGGCGGGACAGACTGGGGCCTGCGCTCGATGCAGGACGATCCTGACTCGCGCTCGTGGGGCGGAGAGAACGTCTTCGACGTCTACACCAAGTCAGAGGGCGAGGCCCTGGACGGGACCAAGTACCAGGAGTGGTAA
- the larC gene encoding nickel pincer cofactor biosynthesis protein LarC yields MRIAYLDCFSGISGDMFLGALVDAGVPPELLQKTVAGLGLDAKLEISRVTRSGISAIKVDVIVHGEKDRPRESPSHHHEHDRGHEHGHEHVHPRTRPTAGRERGAPSKQEHAHSHEHAHRGLREIRQIIANAPVSEHAKRTALAMFQALGEAEAKIHNTAVENIHFHEVGAADAIVDIVCAAVGAEHLAADIWVCSPLNIGGGTVECQHGRFPVPAPATVELLRSAPVYSSGIDAELVTPTGAAIVKTLASRFAAFPAMTIATTGYGAGTRDFAGHANVVRLTLGDALEEAAALPRDSVTVLEANLDDLSPQVFGYVMERALAEGALEVFGTPVQMKKNRPGMLLTVLARPADAERLAKLIFAETTTLGVRMRSEERRVLARREVRVPTPWGEVRMKVASLNGAVSHYAPEYEDCRRIAEERSLPLKQVMQAALRAYLDKESGEAS; encoded by the coding sequence ATGCGCATCGCCTACCTGGACTGCTTTTCCGGCATCAGCGGAGACATGTTCCTGGGAGCGCTGGTGGATGCCGGCGTGCCCCCGGAGCTGCTGCAGAAGACCGTCGCCGGGCTCGGCCTGGACGCGAAGCTTGAGATTTCGCGGGTCACCCGTTCGGGAATCAGCGCCATCAAAGTAGATGTGATCGTCCATGGCGAAAAAGACCGCCCGCGCGAGAGTCCTTCGCACCACCACGAGCATGATCGTGGCCACGAACACGGGCACGAGCACGTTCACCCACGTACGCGCCCAACCGCGGGGCGCGAGCGTGGGGCACCCTCGAAGCAGGAACACGCCCACTCACATGAGCATGCGCACCGCGGGCTGAGGGAGATTCGGCAGATCATTGCGAACGCGCCTGTCTCGGAGCACGCAAAGAGGACGGCGCTGGCCATGTTCCAGGCACTGGGCGAGGCGGAGGCCAAGATCCATAACACCGCGGTCGAGAACATCCACTTCCACGAAGTGGGTGCGGCGGACGCCATCGTGGATATCGTGTGTGCCGCCGTGGGCGCAGAACATCTGGCCGCCGATATCTGGGTGTGCTCGCCGCTGAACATTGGCGGAGGCACGGTGGAGTGCCAGCACGGACGCTTCCCGGTTCCTGCTCCGGCCACGGTCGAACTGCTGCGCAGTGCGCCGGTGTACTCCTCAGGAATCGACGCTGAGTTGGTGACGCCCACGGGCGCGGCCATCGTCAAGACGCTGGCTTCCCGCTTTGCCGCGTTTCCGGCAATGACCATCGCGACCACGGGCTACGGCGCCGGCACGCGCGATTTCGCCGGCCACGCCAACGTCGTCCGCCTGACCTTGGGCGACGCGCTGGAAGAGGCTGCGGCGTTGCCGCGCGATTCGGTCACCGTGCTCGAAGCCAACCTCGACGACCTGAGCCCGCAAGTTTTCGGCTACGTGATGGAGCGCGCGCTGGCGGAAGGTGCGCTTGAAGTCTTCGGCACACCGGTGCAGATGAAGAAGAACCGCCCGGGGATGCTCTTGACGGTGCTGGCCCGCCCTGCCGACGCCGAGCGGCTGGCCAAACTCATCTTCGCGGAAACAACAACTCTCGGGGTGCGCATGCGCAGCGAAGAGCGCCGCGTGCTGGCGCGCCGCGAAGTCCGAGTCCCGACGCCCTGGGGCGAGGTCCGCATGAAAGTCGCGAGCCTGAACGGCGCCGTCAGCCATTACGCTCCGGAGTACGAGGACTGCCGCCGCATCGCCGAGGAGCGCAGTCTCCCGCTCAAGCAGGTGATGCAGGCGGCGCTGCGCGCGTACCTGGATAAGGAGTCGGGCGAGGCTTCGTAA